One region of Clostridiales bacterium genomic DNA includes:
- a CDS encoding response regulator transcription factor, with amino-acid sequence MHILVVEDEKALCDTIARSLRRLAYSVDCCYDGQSAAEMLAVERFDLVVLDLNLPGEDGMTVLRTLRERDRDTKVLILSARCEVADKVAGLDAGANDYLTKPFHLDELAARIRSLTLRRFTQSDVVLTCAELSFDTKARTASVRGETLSLTRKETGILEYLLLHQGRPVSQEELLEHVWDSGADGFGNSIRVHISALRKKLRAALGYDPIRNRIGEGYVMEAQT; translated from the coding sequence ATGCATATTTTGGTTGTGGAAGATGAAAAGGCGCTCTGCGACACGATCGCGCGCAGTCTGCGGCGGCTTGCCTACAGCGTGGACTGCTGCTATGACGGGCAGAGCGCCGCGGAGATGCTCGCCGTCGAGCGCTTTGATCTGGTCGTGCTGGATCTGAACCTCCCCGGCGAGGACGGTATGACGGTGCTCCGGACGCTGCGCGAGCGTGACCGCGACACCAAGGTGCTGATCCTGTCGGCGCGCTGCGAGGTCGCCGACAAGGTGGCGGGACTCGATGCGGGCGCGAACGACTATCTCACCAAGCCCTTTCACCTCGATGAGCTCGCGGCGCGCATCCGCAGCCTGACACTGCGCCGCTTTACGCAGAGCGACGTGGTCCTGACCTGCGCCGAGCTGTCGTTTGACACCAAGGCGCGCACGGCGTCCGTGCGCGGCGAGACGCTGTCGCTCACGCGCAAGGAGACGGGCATCCTCGAATACCTGCTGCTGCATCAGGGGCGGCCGGTCAGTCAGGAGGAGCTGCTGGAGCACGTGTGGGACAGCGGGGCGGACGGCTTCGGCAACTCCATCCGCGTGCATATCTCCGCACTGCGGAAAAAGCTGCGCGCCGCCCTGGGCTATGACCCCATCCGCAACCGCATCGGCGAG
- a CDS encoding CD1871A family CXXC motif-containing protein: MFRAKKAVVQVLLIAAGIAMVCFGALRGEAGAVLNKAIRLCLECVGIG, encoded by the coding sequence GTGTTTCGTGCGAAGAAAGCCGTTGTGCAGGTTCTGCTGATCGCTGCAGGCATCGCCATGGTGTGCTTCGGCGCGCTGCGCGGCGAGGCCGGCGCCGTGCTCAACAAGGCGATCCGGCTGTGCTTGGAGTGTGTCGGCATTGGATAA